The Lycium barbarum isolate Lr01 chromosome 10, ASM1917538v2, whole genome shotgun sequence genome includes a region encoding these proteins:
- the LOC132614475 gene encoding uncharacterized protein LOC132614475, whose translation MTESTLSNQQTNALVAEGGDGNDAGRRNNNNNTAGRWNNNEGGNNDLFCRYCKEPGHVKWNCPKLEIRRQCIEDCARIRESMKDPLLFLPLQSQDLMTKQTIGKDMYLMVSTFLMHGCLGQLLAPESACHLKHIVDLDILLLSFIMYLQ comes from the exons ATGACAGAGAGTACTCTGTCCAATCAGCAAACCAATGCACTTGTCGCCGAAGGAGGAGATGGAAATGATGCTGGGAGgcggaacaacaacaacaatactgcTGGGAGATGGAATAATAACGAAGGAGGAAACAACGACCTTTTTTGTCGCTATTGCAAAGAACCAGGACATGTAAAGTGGAACTGTCCGAAATTAGAGATTCGCCGCCAATGTATTGAAGATTGTGCAAGGATTCGGGAATCAATGAAAGATCCGCTCCTGTTCCTTCCCTTGCAGAGTCAG GATCTTATGACAAAGCAGACTATTGGTAAGGACATGTATCTGATGGTCTCTACATTCTTGATGCATGGGTGCCTCGGTCAGTTGCTTGCTCCAGAATCAGCTTGTCATTTGAAGCACATTGTTGATTTGGACATCCTACTCCTCAGTTTCATAATGTACCTTCAATAG